One stretch of Diabrotica undecimpunctata isolate CICGRU chromosome 5, icDiaUnde3, whole genome shotgun sequence DNA includes these proteins:
- the LOC140442207 gene encoding uncharacterized protein, with protein sequence MASNGLKRLKILQVNIGRAKVADDLIHAKALEVKADLIIEPEPNKNIARKFGWIADTRSDVAIFLLNKSVCIKKITKKVGFIKINMNELAIVACYISPNINITQYQDKVDNIFEASLTEKHVIIVSDVNSKSILWGPQKMTTKGKYGMNGFHQPTW encoded by the coding sequence ATGGCTTCGAACGGGTTAAAAAGACTTAAGATACTGCAGGTAAACATCGGAAGGGCCAAGGTGGCAGACGACCTGATACACGCGAAAGCTTTGGAAGTAAAAGCAGATCTTATCATAGAGCCAGAACCAAACAAAAACATCGCCAGAAAATTTGGTTGGATCGCCGACACACGGTCAGATGTTGCAATCTTCCTGTTGAACAAGAGTGTATGCATAAAAAAGATTACCAAGAAAGTAGGATTCATCAAAATCAATATGAACGAATTGGCAATAGTAGCCTGTTATATATCACCGAATATAAACATTACACAATATCAAGACAAGGTAGATAATATCTTCGAGGCGTCACTTACAGAAAAACACGTTATAATCGTTAGTGATGTAAATTCTAAATCTATTCTATGGGGTCCCCAAAAAATGACAACAAAGGGGAAATATGGAATGAATGGATTCCATCAACCGACCTGGTAG